The following proteins are encoded in a genomic region of Procambarus clarkii isolate CNS0578487 chromosome 23, FALCON_Pclarkii_2.0, whole genome shotgun sequence:
- the LOC123764107 gene encoding uncharacterized protein: protein MVAVLEVLAWGHGCHGSEGARHTAPVTHRPWHALGWGRLASLPVAGCGEYSQPATGVNTAVVGTTPVIITITGVATTAVVATAVVATTPVDATTAGVATTAVVATTAGVATTAVVATTPVVGTTAVVGTTAVVTTAAVVATTAVVASTAVVATTAVVATTAAVATAVAATTAVVATTAVVATTAVAATTAVVATTAVDATTAVVTTTAVDATTAVVATTAVSTTTAVVATTAVDATTAVVATTAVVATTAVVSTTAVVTTTAVVTTTAVVATTAVDATTAVVATTAVVTTTAVDATTAVVATTAVATTTAVVATTAVDATTAVVATTAVFATTAVVTTTAVVTTTAVDATTAVDATTAVAATTAVAATTAVVATTAVVATTAVVATTAGVATTAVVVTTAVVATTAVVATTAVDASIVAVAPSYAVIIFIITTVVTTSLNCHSCSNNQ, encoded by the exons ATGGTGGCGGTCCTGGAGGTGCTGGCGTGGGGTCACGGCTGTCACGGGTCGGAGGGCGCGCGCCACACTGCTCCCGTCACTCACCGCCCATGGCACGCACTGGGCTGGGGCCGCCTCGCCAGCCTTCCAGTGGCCGG GTGTGGTGAGTACTCTCAACCTGCTACTGGTGTGAACACGGCGGTTGTTGGTACAACACcagttattattactattactggTGTTGCTACTACAGCTGTTGTTGCTACAGCTGTTGTTGCTACTACACCTGTTGACGCTACTACAGCTGGTGTTGCTACTACAGCTGTTGTTGCTACTACAGCTGGTGTTGCTACTACAGCTGTTGTTGCTACTACACCTGTTGTTGGTACTACAGCTGTTGTTGGTACTACAGCTGTTGTTACTACTGCAGCTGTTGTTGCTACTACAGCTGTTGTTGCTAGTACAGCTGTTGTTGCTACTACAGCTGTTGTTGCTACTACAGCTGCTGTTGCTACAGCTGTTGCTGCTACTACAGCTGTTGTTGCTACTACAGCTGTTGTTGCTACTACAGCTGTTGCTGCTACTACAGCTGTGGTTGCTACTACAGCTGTTGACGCTACTACAGCTGTTGTTACTACTACAGCTGTTGACGCTACTACAGCTGTTGTTGCTACTAcagctgtttctactactacagcTGTTGTTGCTACTACAGCTGTTGACGCTACTACAGCTGTTGTTGCTACTACAGCTGTTGTTGCTACTACAGCTGTTGTTTCTACTACAGCTGTTGTTACTACTACAGCTGTTGTTACTACTACAGCTGTTGTTGCTACTACAGCTGTTGACGCTACTACAGCTGTTGTTGCTACTACAGCTGTTGTTACTACTACAGCTGTTGACGCTACTACAGCTGTTGTTGCTACTACAGCTGTTGCTACTACTACAGCTGTTGTTGCTACTACAGCTGTTGACGCTACTACAGCTGTTGTTGCTACTACAGCTGTGTTTGCTACTACAGCTGTTGTTACTACTACAGCTGTTGTTACTACTACAGCTGTTGACGCTACTACAGCTGTTGACGCTACTACAGCTGTTGCTGCTACTACAGCTGTTGCTGCTACTACAGCTGTTGTTGCTACTACAGCTGTTGTTGCTACTACAGCTGTTGTTGCTACTACAGCTGGTGTTGCTACtacagctgttgttgttactaCAGCTGTTGTTGCTACTACAGCTGTTGTTGCTACTACAGCTGTTGACGCTAGTATAGTTGCTGTCGCTCCTTCTTATgctgttattatttttattattacaacTGTAGTAACCACATCGCTTAACTGTCACAGCTGTAGTAACaaccaataa